The Phaseolus vulgaris cultivar G19833 chromosome 10, P. vulgaris v2.0, whole genome shotgun sequence DNA window TTGTGCATCGATACACCATTTTCTTGAGAAACACTGATAAGAGCTTTATCTTTCAACCTTTCTAATCCGGCAATCACTGAATAATCATGgtctttcaataaaaaatttatatgctTTACTTTCAGATTCAGTCCATCGAAAAAGCATGCAATATCTAAAAATATCTTCTTTTCATCCTGATCAAGATCATTGTAACTCAATTTAATAATATCATGGACCTTTCTGTTTTGCACTTTTTTGAGTCTTTCTAATTGGCTTTCCCAAGTTTCTTTATCTTTTCCATGAAGGAGGTGACCCAAAACTTTAAGAACTAGTGGAATCCCTTTGGCATAGTTGACCACTTTCTTTGAAAGTTCATGGTACTCACTTTCAAGATGGTTTTGCTTAAAGGCATTCAAATTGAAAAGCCTTAAGGATTCATCAAAGTTTAATGCCTCAACCTCATATATATTAGCAAACTCTTTAGCTAGTACCTGCTTATCTCTGGTTGTTATGATGATTCTGCTACCTGATCCAAACCAATCATATGTTCCAGCTAAAATTTCCAGTTGATCTGAATCATTGACATCATCAAGAATGATGAGAACTTTCATACGACGAAGCCTTCTCTCAATATATTGAGGCAATCCATTGGGTGTGTCAATTTTCAAATCTTCTCCTCCTAATAATGTTGAGAAAAGCTTCTTCTTCAAAGAGATCATTCCAAGTCTTCCCGATTCTTCTCTTATGTTAGCCAAAAAACAACAACCTTCATATTCAAAACACAACTTATTATATACTTCTTGCGCAATGGTTGTTTTACCAATACCACCCATGCCCCATATTCCAATAATGCGTACATCAGGCCCTTCTGATTGTAGCAATGATTCAACATGTGCAACTCGTTTACCAACTCCAACAAGCCCTTTTGAGTTAACTTGTTGCACTTGATTCAACCTCATCAACACACATTTAACTATCTCTTTGATAAACTCAGCTTCGTCCCTGTGTGATAAAAAATGTGTAAATATCGAACACATACAGAAAAGTTGATCAAATGCATTACCTCAAATACATACCGAAAAGTTGATGAATGAAATCCTGAAATAGTAGCAGATTCAGTCAAAGCAGATCTCCAGGTCTGTGTAGTGGTCAAACTATATCTTATTTCATGTTTAGCGAAGGCAACTTCATAAGTCCCCTTCTGATACCGTACATATGAAGGATCCACTTTGTAGAAGATAGGTAGTACAATCTggccatttttttttctgcactCAACAATTTTCACAAGTTCTGACAAACACCAATGTGAAGAAGCATAGTCTTGTGAAAATATAATCAATGAAATTGGTGATCCTTCAATTGCATGAACAAGTGCTTCAGACAGTCCATCTCCTTTGACAATCTTGTTATCTACAAACGCATTAATATGCATTCGAGAAAACGCCTCAATCAAATGGCTAAGGAAATCTTGCCTGATATCTGTGCCTCTAAAGCTAACAAACACATCGTACTTTATCTGAAGGGAGTCATTGGGATAAGCAaaatctgtcactggatatGAAGAGTTATTATTATTGTCTAACGCTGCCAGCAAGAGACAAACAAATACAACACGTTTGGTTTTATCAAAAACTCGGGAAGAATAAGAATATGTCATTGGATTGGATCGAATATACTCTGGATCTTTCTTCCTGTCTACTCTACAcctttataaaaagaaaagggaTCAGCAGCAAAATAAATCCACAAATTGAAAGATCAAAAGCTTTTTTCTAAAGCAAAAAGGTTATTAAGAATAAGTACAAAGAATCTAGTACAAGAGTAAAAGAATAAAAGACGAACAGTTATGCAGCTCCAACCTAAAACAGGTGAATGCTTTAATCCACTGCTTAAATCACTCCTAACAGCATAAAGAACTGGACTTAAAATCTGCAACAAACTCAAATTATTCTCAACCaaatgaagagaaaaacatATATCAGATGAAAATACCTGCACCGGCAAGATTCCAAATTAAGCCTCTTGTTGCTTTTAATTGGCTGGAATCCGTGACAGATTGAAATCAAACCATTAAACTCCTGCTTCAGCATGCTTAATTGGTCAGAAATCAGAAGCACTTCAGAGGGTTTTCTTGATCTTTTAATTGATCACTTTATCAGTATAGTCTAATATACATATGAGCATTGATGAATGGTGAGATTCTAAAAGATTTTCTGACCATACACACCATATATTAAGGAAAAAATTCGATGTACTTACTTGGTAGATCTACCTTTTTGTTTTCATCATGGCTTTCTCCAAAACTGAATGACTAATTTGAAGATAATGAGTTAACCACAAAAGGAGgcgaaattaagaaaaaaaagtggatAAAACAACCTCATTATGACTGACCTGGAATGACTATTTCTGAATTTTCAGCACTCAGATGAATTAAAAGAGCTTCCTCCTTAGGATGGATTCAGCAATGGAGTTTTTGTAGGAGGAGTTGACGAACTCTGCTTTGGTCTTCTGTCCTTACACACAGTGAAAGTCTCCACACGCGCCTTGGAAACTTTGTTGCAATTTAAAACTAAACTACCGCGTACCCTTATATTcaacaatatataatttaacaTGTTGTAGCCATGTGGTGCTTCAGTTTTTTACACATGAGAATTCACCCATTTTGTATTATATCTTACCCATCCATTCAAACTAAATACTATAGTTTATTTTGTTAAGAAAGAGAATGTCTCAAACTCCTCGTTTCATTACATCATGGTATCTTTAATTAActatgaaaatgaaaagaatacgttagaaattgttttatttaacaTCTATGTCACAATCGTGAAGTCTCCCTACACGCACCTCTGCTATATTCGTTAACATAAGTCTTCATTCCCATTTCGTCTTAAAAGATGGGACATATTAATCACTCAAAGTTTCATCAAATAATCTAAATTATGTATTCAATGAGGTTGTGGCCAGAGAAAGCAATTAGGAGTGtgcaaatacaaaaataaaatatctatttAATGTTACACTgcatttgaaaaacaaatgtTTGGTCAATTACTACTACCACTACAAAAAAACAATTAGGGTTCTAGCATGCTATATGTACTGTATGACAGAAAGGTACACGTCCACACAGTGTACCTCACAACCGGCCGAACATACCTCAAAAGAGTGACCCAACATGTTTATAGCTAAATTAAAAcatcatttaataataaaaaataacacttcCAAAGTTCAACTGTACTCCATAAATAAGTTTAActacatatttagtttttcttttttaagttattgacctttgtttgtttgactcaatttttcttttatattttagttaggtctaagtctttttcttatatatacaccatgt harbors:
- the LOC137819709 gene encoding disease resistance protein RML1A-like isoform X1 translates to MLKQEFNGLISICHGFQPIKSNKRLNLESCRCRCRVDRKKDPEYIRSNPMTYSYSSRVFDKTKRVVFVCLLLAALDNNNNSSYPVTDFAYPNDSLQIKYDVFVSFRGTDIRQDFLSHLIEAFSRMHINAFVDNKIVKGDGLSEALVHAIEGSPISLIIFSQDYASSHWCLSELVKIVECRKKNGQIVLPIFYKVDPSYVRYQKGTYEVAFAKHEIRYSLTTTQTWRSALTESATISGFHSSTFRDEAEFIKEIVKCVLMRLNQVQQVNSKGLVGVGKRVAHVESLLQSEGPDVRIIGIWGMGGIGKTTIAQEVYNKLCFEYEGCCFLANIREESGRLGMISLKKKLFSTLLGGEDLKIDTPNGLPQYIERRLRRMKVLIILDDVNDSDQLEILAGTYDWFGSGSRIIITTRDKQVLAKEFANIYEVEALNFDESLRLFNLNAFKQNHLESEYHELSKKVVNYAKGIPLVLKVLGHLLHGKDKETWESQLERLKKVQNRKVHDIIKLSYNDLDQDEKKIFLDIACFFDGLNLKVKHINFLLKDHDYSVIAGLERLKDKALISVSQENGVSMHNIIQETAWQISREESIEDPRSQVRLLDPEDVYHVLNYDKGDEAIRSIVINLSKIKELQLNPQVFARMSKLHFLDFYSKGSCSSLWDQGGLYLPQGLESLSNELRYLRWTHYPLEYLPSKFSAENLVELNLPYSRLKKLWQEAPSLVNLWVLILHSSTRLKELPNFSKATNLRGIDLRFCVGLTSVHSSVFSLRNLEKLNLGGCISLRSLRSNVHLDSLRYLSLYGCMTLKDFSVTSKNMVKLNLELTSIKQLPSSFGLQSNLQKLRLAYTYIDHLPPSMKHLTRLRHLDLRHCRKLRTLPELPPSLETLDARGCVSLETVMFPSTACEQLMENKKRVAFWNCLKLDEQSLTAIELNAQINMMKFAHQHFSRLGDAQSTYVYPGSKVPEWLVHKTTHDDYVIIDLSSILSHNSSQVGFIFGFVVPEVPFGGLVLEFKISTGGEASHINVYMDRPRHVITSDHVYLMYDQACSRYLNSRAKHEPRLKIKVALASRTLTSKYVPLQLRAFGISMINTSDFHNFVQKVKFGDSIPNVPILLRFFCTFGILVLIGTYNIYVRRLV
- the LOC137819709 gene encoding disease resistance protein RML1A-like isoform X2; the encoded protein is MEFNGLISICHGFQPIKSNKRLNLESCRCRCRVDRKKDPEYIRSNPMTYSYSSRVFDKTKRVVFVCLLLAALDNNNNSSYPVTDFAYPNDSLQIKYDVFVSFRGTDIRQDFLSHLIEAFSRMHINAFVDNKIVKGDGLSEALVHAIEGSPISLIIFSQDYASSHWCLSELVKIVECRKKNGQIVLPIFYKVDPSYVRYQKGTYEVAFAKHEIRYSLTTTQTWRSALTESATISGFHSSTFRDEAEFIKEIVKCVLMRLNQVQQVNSKGLVGVGKRVAHVESLLQSEGPDVRIIGIWGMGGIGKTTIAQEVYNKLCFEYEGCCFLANIREESGRLGMISLKKKLFSTLLGGEDLKIDTPNGLPQYIERRLRRMKVLIILDDVNDSDQLEILAGTYDWFGSGSRIIITTRDKQVLAKEFANIYEVEALNFDESLRLFNLNAFKQNHLESEYHELSKKVVNYAKGIPLVLKVLGHLLHGKDKETWESQLERLKKVQNRKVHDIIKLSYNDLDQDEKKIFLDIACFFDGLNLKVKHINFLLKDHDYSVIAGLERLKDKALISVSQENGVSMHNIIQETAWQISREESIEDPRSQVRLLDPEDVYHVLNYDKGDEAIRSIVINLSKIKELQLNPQVFARMSKLHFLDFYSKGSCSSLWDQGGLYLPQGLESLSNELRYLRWTHYPLEYLPSKFSAENLVELNLPYSRLKKLWQEAPSLVNLWVLILHSSTRLKELPNFSKATNLRGIDLRFCVGLTSVHSSVFSLRNLEKLNLGGCISLRSLRSNVHLDSLRYLSLYGCMTLKDFSVTSKNMVKLNLELTSIKQLPSSFGLQSNLQKLRLAYTYIDHLPPSMKHLTRLRHLDLRHCRKLRTLPELPPSLETLDARGCVSLETVMFPSTACEQLMENKKRVAFWNCLKLDEQSLTAIELNAQINMMKFAHQHFSRLGDAQSTYVYPGSKVPEWLVHKTTHDDYVIIDLSSILSHNSSQVGFIFGFVVPEVPFGGLVLEFKISTGGEASHINVYMDRPRHVITSDHVYLMYDQACSRYLNSRAKHEPRLKIKVALASRTLTSKYVPLQLRAFGISMINTSDFHNFVQKVKFGDSIPNVPILLRFFCTFGILVLIGTYNIYVRRLV